One window from the genome of Hemitrygon akajei chromosome 4, sHemAka1.3, whole genome shotgun sequence encodes:
- the LOC140727145 gene encoding small ribosomal subunit protein eS12-like, giving the protein LPTKLRHNIKSRSGALCRHCTVGSGIAAGGVTDVNTALQEVLKTAYIHDGLCCGLREAAKVLNKRQAHLCVLASNCDEAQYVKLVEALCAEHQISLIKVDDNKKLGEWVGLCKMDRGGKPRKVVGCSCVVVKDYGKDSQAKDVIDNYFRAK; this is encoded by the coding sequence cttccaactaaactgcgtcataacattaagtCACGCAGTGGCGCTCTCTGCCGCCATTGTACTGTGGGCTCCGGCATAGCCGCAGGAGGAGTCACGGATGTCAACACTGCACTTCAGGAGGTGCTGAAAACGGCATACATCCACGATGGCTTGTGTTGTGGTCTGCGGGAAGCTGCCAAAGTGCTCAATAAACGGCAAGCACACTTGTGTGTCCTGGCAAGCAACTGTGATGAGGCACAATATGTTAAGTTGGTAGAGGCACTCTGTGCTGAACATCAGATCAGCCTGATTAAGGTTGATGACAACAAGAAACTCGGAGAGTGGGTAGGCCTGTGCAAAATGGACCGAGGAGGGAAACCTCGCAAGGTTGTGGGTTGCAGCTGCGTTGTTGTCAAGGATTATGGCAAGGACTCACAAGCCAAGGATGTCATTGACAATTATTTCAGGGCAAAGTAA